A part of Saccharomonospora amisosensis genomic DNA contains:
- a CDS encoding nitrilase-related carbon-nitrogen hydrolase: MRVALAQTDCRLGDVEGNLVDAERIIKDAAADDADLVVFPELSLTGYALGQLADDISLWPDDPRLADLARHGPDVVIGLLEDGRIRRHNSALYLSGGQLVHNHRKLYLPNYLIWEERKHASPGQHMRAFDTKHGRFATLICNDAWQPMLPWLAAQDGAELLIVPANSAAKLTGGSFDPADYWHDLLTFTARMQQCWVLFVNRVGDEAGVRFWGGSRVLDPWGSVVATAATWDEALTIVDIDAAAVRRRRREIPLLADARLGLLRRELERLINESGDD, from the coding sequence ATGAGAGTGGCACTCGCGCAGACCGACTGCCGGCTCGGCGACGTGGAGGGCAACCTGGTCGATGCCGAACGGATCATCAAGGACGCCGCCGCCGATGACGCGGATCTCGTGGTGTTTCCCGAACTGAGTCTCACCGGGTACGCGCTGGGGCAGCTCGCCGACGACATCTCGCTATGGCCGGACGACCCTCGGCTCGCCGACCTCGCGCGGCACGGGCCTGACGTGGTGATCGGGCTGCTTGAGGACGGTCGAATCCGGCGGCACAATTCGGCGCTCTACCTGTCCGGCGGCCAGCTGGTCCACAACCACCGCAAGCTGTACCTGCCCAACTACCTGATCTGGGAGGAGCGCAAGCACGCCAGCCCTGGCCAGCACATGCGGGCCTTCGACACCAAGCACGGCAGGTTCGCCACTCTCATCTGCAACGACGCGTGGCAACCGATGCTGCCGTGGCTGGCCGCGCAGGACGGTGCGGAGCTGCTGATCGTGCCAGCCAACAGCGCGGCGAAGCTGACCGGTGGTTCGTTCGATCCGGCCGACTACTGGCACGACCTGCTCACCTTCACCGCGCGAATGCAGCAGTGCTGGGTGCTGTTCGTCAACCGTGTCGGTGACGAGGCGGGCGTGCGGTTCTGGGGTGGTTCGAGGGTGCTCGATCCGTGGGGCTCGGTGGTGGCAACGGCGGCGACCTGGGACGAGGCGCTCACCATCGTCGACATCGATGCGGCGGCGGTGCGCAGGCGCAGGCGGGAGATCCCGTTGCTCGCCGACGCGCGGCTCGGCCTGCTGCGGCGGGAACTGGAACGCCTGATCAACGAGAGCGGAGACGACTGA
- a CDS encoding MBL fold metallo-hydrolase, which translates to MEPREDDNSRPWTEPGVYSVAPGVYRIPLPLPHDALRAVNIYAITSGDSLVLIDSGWALDEAHQQLESALRGLGAGLADVSQFLITHVHRDHYTLAVALRRKFGGRIALGMLEEPSLKVTADSSSRPMAAQLRLLREAGGEAVIEALARMFGDRRPATDESYWEDPDEWLTPGRRTVHAGRELDVVHTPGHTAGHVVFADDAAGLLFSGDHVLPHITPSIGFQPAPSRLPLRDYLGSLRLVRAMPDRRLLPAHGPVAPSVHARVDELLAHHEQRLIEVGETVASGAATAYESALRLTWTRRHHALADLDAFNQMLAVLETAAHLDLLVLQGKLASAKTEGVRHYTLP; encoded by the coding sequence ATGGAACCGCGCGAGGACGACAACAGCCGCCCCTGGACCGAGCCCGGCGTGTATTCGGTGGCCCCCGGGGTGTACCGCATCCCGCTGCCACTTCCGCACGACGCGCTGCGCGCGGTGAACATCTACGCCATCACCAGCGGCGACTCGCTCGTGCTCATCGACTCCGGCTGGGCTCTGGACGAGGCCCACCAGCAACTGGAGTCCGCGCTGCGCGGGCTGGGCGCCGGGTTGGCGGATGTCAGCCAGTTCCTCATCACGCACGTGCACCGCGACCACTACACCCTCGCGGTCGCGCTACGCAGGAAGTTCGGTGGCCGGATCGCGCTCGGCATGCTGGAGGAGCCCTCGCTGAAGGTCACCGCGGACTCGTCGAGCAGGCCGATGGCGGCGCAGCTTCGGCTGCTGCGCGAGGCGGGCGGAGAGGCGGTGATCGAGGCGCTGGCGCGGATGTTCGGTGACAGGCGACCTGCCACCGACGAGAGCTACTGGGAGGACCCCGACGAGTGGCTGACGCCGGGCAGGCGGACCGTGCACGCGGGCAGGGAACTCGACGTGGTGCACACGCCCGGCCACACGGCGGGCCATGTGGTGTTCGCCGACGACGCGGCGGGGCTGCTCTTCTCCGGCGACCACGTGCTGCCACACATCACGCCGTCGATCGGGTTCCAGCCCGCGCCCTCGCGGCTGCCGTTGCGTGACTACCTCGGCTCACTGCGGCTGGTGCGGGCGATGCCGGACAGGCGACTGCTGCCCGCGCACGGCCCCGTCGCGCCAAGCGTGCACGCGCGGGTGGACGAGTTGCTTGCCCACCACGAGCAGCGGCTCATCGAGGTGGGCGAGACCGTGGCAAGCGGCGCGGCCACCGCGTACGAGTCTGCGCTGCGGCTGACGTGGACGCGAAGGCACCACGCATTGGCGGATCTCGACGCGTTCAACCAGATGCTCGCGGTGCTGGAAACCGCGGCCCACCTGGACCTGCTGGTGCTGCAGGGCAAGTTGGCCTCGGCCAAGACCGAAGGCGTGCGCCACTACACCCTCCCCTGA
- the mnmA gene encoding tRNA 2-thiouridine(34) synthase MnmA — protein MRVLAAMSGGVDSAVAAARAVEAGHDVVGVHLALSAKPGTLRTGARGCCTIEDAHDARRAADILGIPFYVWDFAERFTEEVVETFVGEYAAGRTPNPCVTCNEKIKFEALLDKAMALGFDAVCTGHYARLEIVAGQPQLRRSADESKDQSYVLASLRPEQLRHAMFPLGGSRKPDVRAEAAERGLAVAEKPDSHDICFIPDGDTRKFLESRLGESPGDLVDAETGAVLGRHTGVHGFTVGQRKGLGIDKPAPDGRPRYVLSLEPVSGTVKVGSVNRLEVTRIDGERPIWPSGRPLDGPTECVVQVRAHGGTARAVAEAAEGEVTLRLREPLSGVAPGQVAVLYRDEGEAGDLVLGSARIAATA, from the coding sequence ATGCGGGTACTGGCCGCGATGAGCGGCGGGGTCGACTCGGCCGTCGCCGCCGCCCGCGCCGTGGAGGCCGGGCACGATGTCGTGGGCGTGCACCTGGCACTCTCGGCGAAACCCGGCACGCTGCGCACCGGAGCGCGCGGCTGCTGCACGATCGAAGACGCCCACGACGCGAGGCGGGCCGCCGACATCCTGGGCATCCCGTTCTACGTATGGGACTTCGCGGAGCGCTTCACCGAGGAGGTCGTGGAGACCTTCGTGGGGGAGTACGCGGCGGGCCGCACCCCGAACCCATGCGTGACCTGCAACGAGAAAATCAAGTTCGAGGCGCTGCTCGACAAGGCGATGGCGCTGGGCTTCGACGCCGTGTGCACGGGACACTACGCGCGGCTGGAGATCGTGGCCGGGCAGCCGCAGCTTCGGCGTAGCGCGGACGAGAGCAAGGACCAGTCGTACGTGCTGGCCTCGCTGCGGCCGGAGCAGTTGCGGCACGCCATGTTCCCGCTCGGCGGGTCCCGCAAGCCCGATGTTCGTGCCGAGGCCGCCGAGCGTGGGCTCGCCGTCGCCGAGAAACCCGACAGTCACGACATCTGCTTCATTCCCGACGGCGACACCAGGAAGTTCCTTGAGTCCAGACTCGGCGAGAGCCCTGGCGACCTGGTAGACGCCGAGACCGGGGCGGTGCTTGGCAGGCACACCGGGGTGCACGGGTTCACCGTGGGCCAGCGCAAGGGGCTCGGCATCGACAAGCCCGCACCCGACGGCAGGCCGAGGTACGTGCTGTCACTGGAGCCGGTGTCGGGCACGGTGAAGGTCGGTTCGGTGAACCGGCTGGAGGTGACCCGCATCGACGGAGAGCGGCCGATCTGGCCGAGCGGACGTCCGCTCGACGGGCCGACCGAGTGTGTGGTGCAGGTGCGTGCCCACGGTGGCACGGCGCGTGCCGTCGCGGAGGCCGCCGAGGGCGAGGTGACGCTGCGGCTGCGTGAACCGTTGAGCGGGGTCGCTCCCGGCCAGGTCGCGGTGCTGTATCGGGACGAAGGCGAGGCTGGCGACCTGGTACTCGGCAGTGCGAGGATCGCTGCCACGGCGTGA
- a CDS encoding cysteine desulfurase family protein: protein MTYLDHAATTPMSPESLAAMTDALSTLGNASSLHSSGRRARRVVEEAREALADALGARPSEVIFTGGGTESDNLAVKGIYWARKQADPARRRVLASSVEHHAVLDAVRWLGDHADAEVTWLEVDEHGSVRPDTLRAAIESAPDQVALVTVMWANNEVGTVNPVAELAAICAEHGIPMHTDAVQAVGAVEVGFAASGVSALTLTGHKIGGPYGVGALLLARETPCVPLLHGGGQEREVRSGTLDVPAIHAFATAVRTGVEKQAEHFCELTKLRDDLIDAVLREVPDAVLNGPPADAADSRLPGIAHFTFPGCAGDSLLMLLDAKGIECSTGSACTAGVAEPSHVLLAMGADAASARGSLRFSLGHTSTSADIEAVGREIGAVVARARQAGLAGMRKHKPEQEG from the coding sequence ATGACCTACCTCGACCACGCGGCGACCACCCCGATGTCGCCGGAGTCCCTCGCGGCGATGACCGACGCGCTGTCCACGCTGGGCAACGCGTCGTCGCTGCACTCATCAGGGCGAAGGGCACGCAGGGTCGTGGAGGAGGCGCGCGAAGCCCTCGCCGACGCGCTGGGTGCCCGGCCCTCCGAGGTGATCTTCACCGGGGGTGGCACCGAGAGCGACAACCTCGCGGTCAAGGGCATCTACTGGGCACGAAAGCAGGCCGATCCGGCTCGCAGGCGCGTGCTCGCCAGTTCCGTGGAACATCACGCGGTGCTCGACGCCGTGCGGTGGCTCGGTGACCACGCGGACGCCGAGGTCACGTGGCTGGAAGTCGACGAGCACGGAAGTGTGCGGCCCGACACGTTGCGCGCCGCGATCGAGAGCGCGCCCGACCAGGTCGCACTGGTCACGGTGATGTGGGCGAACAACGAGGTCGGCACCGTGAATCCGGTGGCCGAACTCGCCGCGATCTGCGCCGAACACGGCATTCCGATGCACACCGATGCGGTACAGGCGGTCGGCGCGGTGGAGGTCGGGTTCGCCGCCAGTGGCGTGAGCGCGCTGACGCTCACCGGGCACAAGATCGGTGGACCGTACGGGGTCGGAGCGCTGTTGCTGGCGCGGGAGACTCCGTGCGTGCCGCTGTTGCACGGCGGCGGTCAGGAGCGAGAGGTACGGTCCGGCACGCTCGACGTGCCCGCGATCCACGCGTTCGCCACCGCGGTTCGCACGGGCGTCGAAAAGCAGGCCGAGCACTTCTGCGAGCTGACCAAGCTACGTGATGACCTGATCGACGCCGTGTTGCGCGAGGTTCCCGACGCCGTGCTCAACGGCCCGCCCGCCGACGCCGCCGACAGCAGGTTGCCAGGCATCGCGCACTTCACCTTCCCCGGATGCGCGGGTGACAGCCTGCTGATGTTGCTGGACGCCAAAGGCATCGAGTGTTCCACCGGGTCGGCGTGCACGGCGGGAGTCGCCGAGCCGAGCCATGTGTTGTTGGCGATGGGCGCGGACGCCGCGTCGGCGCGCGGCTCACTGCGGTTCTCCCTGGGTCACACCTCCACCAGCGCCGACATCGAAGCGGTGGGCAGGGAGATCGGCGCGGTCGTCGCAAGGGCCCGGCAGGCCGGGCTCGCAGGCATGCGCAAGCACAAGCCCGAGCAGGAGGGGTAG
- a CDS encoding methionine synthase, which translates to MTEQAWPPAAATGIGSMPGTDSAEAAEIVLGELPDFPHLPELPARGVGADLIGRTSALLVDLAVEVVASGYRVATRPGRHHRRAVDLLRWDIDAFAEAAQRSRPRLVKIQLAGPWTLAAGVELARGHRVLTDHGATRDFTESLVEGLGSHIAELAERTSASVVVQFDEPTLPDVLAGSLPTPSGYGTVDSVPQPEARDLLARVVSAAESMTGQPVIVHCCAPRPPVGMLRSAGAGAISLDATVLDGAPGTMLDELGEAWDAGTTLLLGLVPSQPPPARRDNLRELAGPALRLVDRLGFGRAVLAERAVPTPACGLAGASQQWLRRALSLTRDLGKAFVEPVEGW; encoded by the coding sequence GTGACCGAACAAGCGTGGCCCCCAGCAGCCGCGACCGGTATCGGCTCGATGCCGGGCACGGATTCGGCCGAGGCAGCCGAGATCGTGCTCGGTGAACTGCCCGACTTCCCGCACCTGCCGGAGTTGCCCGCAAGGGGTGTCGGCGCGGACCTGATCGGACGTACCTCGGCGCTACTGGTTGATCTGGCGGTGGAGGTGGTCGCCAGCGGCTACCGTGTCGCGACGAGGCCGGGACGGCATCACCGGCGTGCCGTTGACCTGCTTCGCTGGGACATCGACGCGTTCGCCGAGGCCGCACAGCGGAGCCGACCGCGGCTGGTGAAGATTCAGCTCGCGGGACCGTGGACGCTCGCGGCAGGCGTCGAACTGGCTCGGGGCCATCGGGTGCTCACCGACCACGGAGCCACCCGCGACTTCACCGAGTCGCTTGTGGAGGGCCTGGGCTCCCACATCGCGGAGCTCGCCGAGCGCACGAGTGCTTCGGTGGTCGTCCAGTTCGACGAGCCGACCCTGCCCGACGTGCTCGCGGGCTCGCTGCCTACGCCTTCCGGATACGGCACCGTGGACTCCGTGCCGCAGCCCGAGGCGCGGGATCTGCTCGCCAGGGTGGTGTCGGCGGCCGAGAGCATGACGGGGCAACCGGTGATCGTGCATTGCTGCGCGCCGCGCCCGCCGGTCGGAATGCTGCGGTCGGCGGGAGCCGGGGCGATCTCGCTGGATGCCACGGTGCTGGACGGGGCGCCGGGCACGATGCTCGACGAGCTCGGCGAGGCGTGGGACGCGGGGACGACACTGCTGCTTGGGCTGGTGCCTTCGCAGCCACCCCCGGCGCGACGTGACAACCTGCGCGAACTGGCAGGTCCCGCGCTGCGGCTGGTTGACCGGCTCGGTTTCGGTCGAGCCGTCCTCGCCGAGCGTGCGGTGCCGACACCCGCCTGCGGGCTCGCGGGCGCGAGCCAGCAGTGGCTGCGCAGGGCGTTGTCGCTGACGCGGGATTTGGGCAAAGCGTTCGTGGAGCCTGTCGAGGGCTGGTAG
- the ligA gene encoding NAD-dependent DNA ligase LigA: protein MSSEDDLAVIAETDQVAEDIKDVPADLRERHAALAEEVRNHQFRYYVLDAPTISDAAFDQLLRELERMEAEHPGLSSPDSPTQNVGGMFSTEFNAYDHLERMLSLDNAFDYEELRAWVDRVEREVGDQARYLCELKIDGLAVNLLYENGSLTRALTRGDGRTGEDVTLNVRTLQDVPERLFDNDRHPVPELIEIRGEVYFRVGEFAELNAGLVAAGKPPFANPRNAAAGSLRQKDPKVTRSRPLRMLCHGFGKRVGFDPQSQSQAYEALAAWGMPVSSHTTVIETAEGLVGHIEYWGEHKHDAEYEIDGVVIKVDQIALQRRLGATSRAPRWAIAYKYPPEEANTTLLDIRVNVGRTGRVTPYAVMEPVKVAGSTVAMATLHNAEEVKRKGVLIGDRVVIRKAGDVIPEVLGPVVDVRTGDEREFVMPTHCPECGTRLAYEKEGDADIRCPNARSCPAQLRERLFHLAGRGAFDIEVLGWEAAGALLRSGVLTDEGDVFDLDEGKLKRVELFVTKSGELSANGARLLANLESAKDRPLWKVLVALSIRHVGPTAAQALAREFGSVDAIEQADEEQLAQVDGVGPTIAQAVREWFAVDWHREIVQKWRRAGVRMEQERDASVPRNLEGLSIVVTGSLERFSREEAKEAIMARGGKAAGSVSKKTAFVVAGDSPGSKYDKAVQLKVPVLNENGFQVLLASGPEAARQVAEVTEEGQGSDE from the coding sequence GTGAGCAGTGAAGACGACCTCGCGGTCATCGCCGAGACCGACCAGGTGGCCGAGGACATCAAGGACGTTCCCGCCGACCTGCGCGAGCGGCACGCCGCGCTGGCGGAGGAGGTCAGGAACCACCAGTTCCGCTATTACGTGCTGGACGCCCCGACGATCTCCGACGCCGCGTTCGACCAGCTCTTGCGAGAGCTGGAGCGCATGGAGGCGGAACATCCCGGGTTGTCGTCGCCGGATTCTCCGACCCAGAACGTCGGCGGGATGTTCTCCACCGAGTTCAACGCCTACGACCATCTTGAGCGGATGCTCAGCCTGGACAACGCCTTCGACTACGAGGAGCTGCGGGCGTGGGTGGACAGGGTCGAACGCGAGGTCGGCGACCAGGCACGTTACCTGTGTGAGCTGAAGATCGACGGGCTGGCCGTCAATCTGCTCTACGAGAACGGCAGCCTCACCCGGGCGTTGACCAGGGGCGACGGCCGCACCGGTGAGGACGTCACGCTGAACGTGCGCACCCTGCAGGACGTGCCTGAAAGGCTGTTCGACAACGACAGGCACCCGGTGCCCGAGCTGATCGAGATCCGGGGAGAGGTGTACTTCCGAGTCGGTGAGTTCGCCGAACTCAACGCCGGCCTGGTGGCGGCGGGCAAGCCGCCGTTCGCCAACCCCCGCAACGCGGCCGCCGGGTCGTTGCGGCAGAAGGATCCGAAGGTCACAAGGAGCCGCCCGTTGCGCATGCTCTGCCACGGCTTCGGCAAGCGCGTCGGCTTCGACCCGCAGTCACAGTCGCAGGCTTACGAGGCGCTGGCCGCGTGGGGCATGCCGGTGTCTTCGCACACCACGGTCATCGAGACCGCCGAAGGTCTTGTCGGGCACATCGAATACTGGGGCGAGCACAAGCACGACGCCGAGTACGAGATCGACGGCGTGGTGATCAAGGTCGACCAGATCGCCCTGCAGCGCAGGCTCGGTGCCACCTCACGCGCACCGCGCTGGGCCATCGCCTACAAGTACCCACCGGAGGAAGCCAACACGACTTTGCTGGACATCCGCGTCAACGTCGGCAGGACCGGACGGGTCACGCCGTACGCGGTGATGGAGCCGGTGAAGGTCGCGGGCTCGACGGTGGCCATGGCGACGCTGCACAACGCCGAGGAGGTCAAACGCAAGGGCGTGCTGATCGGCGACCGCGTCGTGATCCGCAAGGCCGGGGACGTCATCCCGGAGGTGCTCGGTCCTGTCGTCGATGTGCGAACCGGCGACGAACGAGAGTTCGTCATGCCGACGCACTGTCCGGAGTGTGGCACCCGGCTCGCCTACGAGAAGGAGGGCGACGCCGACATCCGCTGCCCCAACGCGCGGTCGTGTCCCGCACAGTTGCGGGAGCGGCTGTTCCACCTCGCAGGGCGCGGTGCCTTCGACATCGAGGTGCTCGGCTGGGAGGCGGCGGGGGCGCTGCTGCGGTCCGGGGTACTCACCGACGAGGGCGACGTCTTCGACCTCGATGAGGGCAAGCTCAAGCGGGTGGAGCTGTTCGTCACCAAGTCGGGCGAGCTGTCGGCCAACGGCGCGAGGCTGCTCGCCAACCTGGAGTCCGCCAAGGACCGTCCGCTGTGGAAGGTGCTGGTCGCGCTGTCCATCCGGCACGTCGGCCCAACGGCGGCGCAGGCCCTTGCAAGGGAGTTCGGCTCCGTCGACGCCATCGAGCAGGCCGACGAGGAACAGTTGGCACAGGTCGACGGCGTCGGACCCACCATCGCGCAGGCGGTGCGGGAATGGTTCGCCGTGGACTGGCACCGCGAGATCGTGCAGAAATGGCGCCGTGCGGGCGTTCGCATGGAGCAGGAGCGTGACGCCTCGGTGCCGCGGAACCTGGAAGGGCTCTCTATCGTCGTCACCGGCTCGCTTGAGCGGTTCTCGCGCGAGGAGGCCAAGGAGGCGATCATGGCGCGGGGCGGTAAGGCCGCCGGCTCGGTGTCGAAGAAGACCGCGTTCGTCGTCGCGGGTGACTCCCCCGGATCGAAGTACGACAAGGCGGTGCAGCTCAAGGTGCCGGTGCTGAACGAGAACGGATTCCAGGTGTTGCTGGCAAGTGGGCCGGAGGCGGCCAGGCAGGTGGCCGAGGTCACCGAGGAGGGGCAGGGTAGTGATGAGTGA
- the mtnA gene encoding S-methyl-5-thioribose-1-phosphate isomerase: MSRTIDWDGDAVVIVDQCALPTTYRTLRLATIDELVDAIKRLAVRGAPALGAAGALGVAMSARLHLGTADTTEVTGTTRATDAVGADAERLANARPTAVNLRWGVERALAALPRGAEAVTAAALAMLTEDERINKQASRNAADLVLRHCSRRPLRLLTHCNTGRLAAVDWGTALGVVRQLHAAGQVEYVLADETRPLLQGSRLTAWELEQEAVPYRLLPDSAAAAAMSMGMVDCVVVGADRVAANGDVANKIGTYALAVAAARHHIPFFVVAPQSTVDLSLPDGSHIVLEQRPAEEVTHVDGRRVAPEGARVFNPAFDVTPAELVTAVVTERGVLQVTS, from the coding sequence GTGAGCAGGACGATCGACTGGGACGGCGACGCTGTGGTGATCGTGGACCAGTGCGCGCTGCCGACCACGTACCGGACGCTGCGGCTGGCCACGATCGACGAACTCGTCGACGCCATCAAGCGCCTCGCGGTGCGAGGGGCGCCCGCCCTTGGCGCGGCGGGCGCGCTGGGCGTGGCCATGTCCGCCCGGCTGCACCTGGGCACCGCCGATACCACCGAGGTCACCGGCACCACTCGCGCCACCGACGCTGTCGGCGCCGACGCCGAGCGGCTGGCGAACGCGAGGCCCACCGCGGTGAACCTGCGCTGGGGTGTCGAGCGCGCACTCGCCGCCCTGCCACGTGGGGCCGAAGCCGTTACCGCAGCGGCGCTGGCCATGCTGACCGAGGACGAGCGGATCAACAAGCAGGCGTCCCGCAACGCCGCTGACCTTGTGCTGCGGCACTGCTCACGGCGCCCGCTGCGGCTGCTCACCCACTGCAACACCGGCAGGCTGGCCGCCGTGGACTGGGGAACCGCGCTTGGCGTGGTACGGCAGTTACACGCGGCGGGGCAGGTGGAGTACGTGCTCGCCGACGAGACCCGGCCGCTGCTACAGGGTTCCAGGTTGACCGCGTGGGAGCTGGAGCAGGAGGCGGTGCCCTACCGGCTGCTGCCGGACTCGGCCGCGGCAGCCGCCATGTCGATGGGCATGGTGGACTGCGTCGTGGTCGGCGCCGACCGGGTCGCCGCCAACGGCGACGTCGCCAACAAGATCGGCACCTACGCGCTGGCCGTCGCGGCGGCAAGGCACCACATCCCGTTCTTCGTGGTGGCACCACAGTCCACAGTAGACCTGTCGTTGCCGGACGGCTCGCATATCGTGCTCGAGCAGCGACCGGCCGAGGAAGTCACCCACGTCGACGGCAGGCGGGTGGCGCCCGAAGGCGCGCGGGTGTTCAACCCCGCTTTCGATGTCACTCCTGCCGAGTTGGTGACCGCCGTCGTCACCGAGCGCGGCGTGCTCCAAGTGACGAGCTGA
- a CDS encoding acyl-CoA synthetase: MTSMLRSSTVSDILRRSAARVPNRTALRFAEREWTYRELDAAVTRAAAHLLSLGLRHGDRVAAYGKNSDAYLIGFLACARAGLVHVPVNFNLTGEELGYLVEQSGSSVALVDPGLRGNVDALGLALKHVLPLRDADASLLEVARESTTPSLDVEVADTDLAQLLYTSGTTSRPKGAMMTHRALVHEYVSCMVDLDLTEHDAPLHVMPLYHSAQLHVFLMPWLAVGATNTLLEVPDPNEILRRLSAERHGAFFAAPTLWVALANHPEFGEHDLSALRKAYYGASIMPGPVLERLREAMPELGFYNCFGQSEIAPLATVLRPEEHEQRPDSAGRPVLFVELRVVDPDGNDVAPGEQGEVVYRSPQLCEGYWDKPEETEEAFRDGWFHSGDLVRIDEEGYIYVVDRIKDVINTGGVLVASREVEDALYTHPAVGEVAVVGLPDEKWIEAITAVVVPKGEVSEDELLGHVRGKLSSFKLPKAVRFVDDLPRNASGKILKRELRDRFAAS, translated from the coding sequence ATGACGAGCATGCTCAGGTCCAGCACGGTGTCCGACATCCTGCGGCGCAGCGCCGCTCGGGTGCCGAACCGGACAGCACTGCGGTTCGCGGAGCGGGAATGGACCTATCGTGAGCTCGACGCCGCGGTCACCAGGGCGGCCGCGCACCTGCTGTCGCTCGGCTTGCGCCACGGCGACCGGGTGGCCGCCTACGGCAAGAACTCCGACGCTTACCTCATCGGGTTCCTGGCCTGCGCTCGGGCCGGTCTGGTGCACGTGCCGGTGAACTTCAACCTCACCGGGGAGGAACTGGGCTACCTGGTCGAGCAATCCGGAAGCAGTGTCGCGCTGGTCGATCCCGGGCTGCGGGGCAACGTCGACGCGCTCGGCTTGGCACTGAAGCACGTGCTGCCGCTTCGGGATGCCGATGCCAGCCTGCTGGAGGTCGCGCGGGAGTCCACAACGCCCTCGCTCGACGTCGAGGTGGCCGACACCGACCTGGCGCAGTTGCTGTACACCTCGGGGACCACGTCGCGGCCCAAGGGCGCGATGATGACCCACAGGGCGCTGGTTCACGAGTACGTGTCGTGCATGGTCGATCTCGACCTCACCGAGCACGACGCCCCGCTGCATGTGATGCCGCTTTACCACAGCGCGCAGCTGCACGTGTTCCTCATGCCGTGGCTCGCCGTCGGTGCCACCAACACGCTGCTCGAGGTGCCCGATCCGAACGAGATCCTGCGCAGGCTCTCCGCCGAAAGGCACGGCGCGTTCTTCGCGGCGCCGACGTTGTGGGTCGCGCTGGCCAACCATCCCGAGTTCGGCGAGCACGACCTTTCGGCTTTGCGCAAGGCCTACTACGGAGCATCCATCATGCCGGGCCCGGTGCTGGAGCGGCTGCGCGAGGCTATGCCGGAGTTGGGTTTCTACAACTGTTTCGGCCAGTCGGAGATCGCGCCGCTGGCCACGGTGCTACGGCCGGAGGAGCACGAACAGCGCCCGGATTCGGCGGGCAGGCCGGTGTTGTTCGTAGAGCTTCGGGTCGTCGATCCCGACGGCAACGACGTGGCGCCCGGCGAGCAGGGCGAGGTCGTTTACCGGTCGCCGCAGCTGTGCGAGGGCTACTGGGACAAGCCCGAGGAGACCGAGGAGGCCTTCCGCGACGGCTGGTTCCACTCCGGGGACCTGGTGCGCATCGACGAGGAGGGCTACATCTATGTCGTCGACCGCATCAAGGACGTGATCAACACCGGTGGCGTGCTGGTGGCATCGCGGGAGGTGGAGGACGCGCTCTACACCCATCCCGCGGTCGGTGAGGTGGCGGTCGTCGGGTTGCCTGACGAGAAGTGGATCGAGGCGATCACTGCCGTGGTCGTGCCCAAGGGCGAGGTCAGCGAGGACGAACTGCTCGGCCACGTTCGAGGAAAGCTGTCGTCGTTCAAGCTGCCCAAGGCGGTGCGCTTCGTGGACGACCTGCCGCGCAATGCCTCTGGCAAGATCCTCAAGCGGGAACTGCGGGACCGGTTCGCCGCGTCGTGA